From the genome of Streptomyces sp. NBC_00523:
AACCAGTGGTACTCGACCCAGCGCAGATGGTTGACCACCCCCGCGATCGTCATCAGCGGGGAGCCGGGCAGGGGCGCCCGCACGGCGTCCTCCTGCGAGAGCCCGTCGCACTTGGCGATCGCGGTGGCGCGGGCGTAGTCGAGGAAGGTGGTCAGCTGGGTGCGCTCGTCCCATGCGGGAGGCGTGTCGGTGCGTGTCATCGCCGCACAGCTTCCCCGGGCGGAAGGGGGTTGTCCACCGCTTATGGCCCGACGCGCAGGGCGGGGTCCCGCAGCGCCGGATGCCCGGGCCCGAGGAACACGGCGATGTCCGGGCCGCCCGCGGGGCCGGGCACCCGGCGCCAGCCGAGCCGCCGGTAGAGCCGCACCGCGGGCCCGGCGCCCGCCGAGGTCAGCAGCCAGCAGCGGCCCCCGGGCGCGGACGCGGTGACGGACTCCAGGAGCGCGGCCGCCAGGCCGGTCCCCCGGGCGTGCGGGCTGAGCGCGAGTTCGTCCACCTCCAGCCCGCCGACGAGCCAGTCCGCCGTCCGGTCGGGGCCCAGGACCGAGGCGACGGCCGCGTAGCCCCGGGCGGACGGGAAGGGGGAGGCGGTGGTCCAGGCCGTCGCGAACCCCACCACCGAGGCGGCGTCCGGCTCCTCCGGGACGCCGTCCAGCGCCAGCGCGGCCCTGAATCCGGGACGGGCGGCGTCCTCCGCCAGGCGCTGGACGTAGCCGTCGGCCTGATCCGGGTCCTCGTGCCACGGCGGGCCCGCGAACGCCTCCGCGTAGGTCCGCCGTATGCCGTCCCGCCGCGCCAACAGCGCCTCGGCGCCCGTCCGCTGGACCCACCTGGCCATGTCGCCACTCCTGCCGTCCCCACCCCGCGGACCGGCCGGCCCGCCGGGCGAGTGTACGAGCCGGGTCCGATGACCGAGCGGGGACGCAGGCCCGCCCCGCGGACCAGGGGTTGCCCGTACGCTCGGGTACCGACCACCCGCCGGCCCCCCACGCCGCCGCCCCGAGCGGTGCCGCGGGCGGGGCGGGCAGCCACCACGAGTACCGAGGTGACGGCCGATGAGTGACGGTTTCTTCTGCTCGTACCACCTGTGCTGGAGCCGCCCCGACGCCGAGTCGCTGCTCGGCGACCTGGAGACGGCGGGGGTGCGGGCGGACCACCCGGTCACCCGGCGCATCACCCTGGTCAGCCCCGGCACCGACCCGTCCGGGACGCAGTCCTGGGTGAGCCGGGACCAACTCGTGCTGCTCACCGGCCTGCAACGCCTCGACCGGGTCGACTTCCTGCTCTGGCTGCCCGGCGGCGAGGAGATACGGGCCAGGATCAGCCGGGGCGACGACGGCACGGTGGAACTGCTCTTCGGCCTCGGCGCACTGGACCGCGACGCCCGGGAACGGGTGGTCCGCGCGGTGCGCGAGGCGATCGGACGGGCCTCGCTGCTCTGCGTGGGCTTCGTGCTCGACCGCGAGGGCGCGTCGGCGGCCACCGACTGGGCGGGCTTCATCGTCAAGGGCTCGGTGTACTTCGACTGCTGGCCGGACACGCTCGCGCTGCTGCCCGAAGTGGCCGCCGCCCAGCCGCAGCTGTCCGGCGTGAACTCCTTCCAGCAGTCGCCGTGGGTCGTCTACGGAAGCGACGTGCCCCGCAGATAGACCGCGGGCGCCTATAGACCGCGCGGAGCCTGCTCGACCCGGACCTGCACGCCCGGCCGCAGCCCCCACGCCGCCATCGCGCCCGCCTCCGCCTCGATCACATGGCGGCCGCGCGGCCGGGGCAGGCCGAGCCGGCCCGGCTTCATCGTGTGGACCGCCAGCACGTTGAACCTCCGGTCCAGGTAGGCCACATCGATCGTGAACCGCATCCGGAAGGAGTGCACGCTCCCGCACGGCGTGATCATCAGCGCCCCGTCGACCCCGTCCCGGCCGAGCAGCCCGCGCGCCCGGTGCCGGTAGGAGGCCGCGATCCGCAGCGGCACCCGGGTCTCGGTCACCCCGTCCCGGTCCGTGATCGTCAAGGTCCCCGCGCCATCGCGCCATCGAGCCATGGCCCGACGGTAGCGGCGCCGGCCCGCCGCCGGGCCCGAATCCACAGGCCCAACCCCCGCCCGGGGCACGCCGATTAGGATCGCTCAGGTGTACGCCATGCTGATAGGAGTCGCCGCACTCTGGGGCGCCGCGACCGGGCTCCTGGTCCCGCGCGCCGCCTACCGGTTCTCCGTTCCGCCCGGCGACCCCTGGCGCGACGCCTGCCCGGCGGGCCACCCGCTCACCGGCGCCGCCCGCGCCTGGCTGGGCGCGACGCGCTGCGGCGGGTGCGCGGAGGGGACGGTCGCGGAGGTCCGTACGGGCGCGCCCGCCCCCGCACCGCCCGAGGACGCGCCCACCCCCCGTTACGCCCCCCACCGCCTCGCCCCCGTCGTCACCGCGCTCGCCTGCGCCGCCCTCGCCTGGTCCACCGGCACGCGCCCCGAGCTGGCGGCCTGGCTGGTGCTCGCCCCGGTCGCCGTGCTCCTCGCGAGCATCGACCACCGCGTGCACCGGCTGCCGGACGGGCTGACCCTGCCGGCCGCCGGAGCCTCCGCCGTACTCCTGGGCCTGGCGGCCCTGCTGCCGGAACACGCGGGCTCCTGGCTCTCCGCCCTCCTCGGCGGGCTCGTCCTGGGCGCGTTCTACTTCCTGCTCTTCCTCGTCAACCCGCGCGGCATGGGCTTCGGCGACGTCAAACTCGCCCTCTCCCTGGGCACGGTCCTCGGCTGGTACGGCTGGCCCGTCGTCTTCGCGGGAGGCTTCGCCGGCTTCCTCTTCGGCGCGGTGTACGGGGCGGCGCTCGTCGCACTGCGCCGCGCGGACCGCAAGACGGGCATCCCGTTCGGCCCGTTCATGATCGCGGGGGCCTTCCTGGGGCTGGTCTTCGGGGGACTGGCGGCCTGACCGCGGGGGCTCAGCGCGTCCGGGCGCTGTGCCGCGCCACGCGGGCGCGGTTCCCACAGGCGGGGCTGCACCACTGCTGGCCCGTGCGCAGGGCCGAGAAGAACAGCACGCAACTGGGCGCCGGACAGCGGCGGAGGAGTTCGCGGCGCGGCGAGGTCAGCAGCCGGGTGGCCGAGGCGCAGACCTGGGCGGCCACGACGTCCATCACCCGCACCCCGTCCGGCCATTCGAGCCGCGGCCCGGTGTCCGGCCAGGTGACCGCGGCATGCCGGACGCCCCGCGCCCGCTCGGTCACCAGGCCGAGGGACGCGGCGGGCGGACGCCCTCGGTCGACCAGGGCGTCGAGCAGGTCCCGTACGGCCTCGCGGACGGCGCGCGCGGTCGTGACGTCCGGCGCGCCCACCTCCACGCGACTGTCGGCGCCCATGCCGAGGCGCGGGCGGTACGCGCCGATCCAGTGGGCCAGCCCGTGCGGGGTGCCGACCTCGTCGATCAGGGCGCCCGCCTCGTAATGCCACGAGCTGGTGAACTCGACCGCCAGGGGCTCGAGGGGGCGGATTTCGAGCGTGTCCTTGCCGTGTGTCGTCATGCCGGCCCTCCCTGACCCGGGTACGGGGCGCCTTCGCCACGTACCCGGATTCTTCCAAGTTCCCCGAACGGCCGCGCCGTCGGGCAGCTGCGGGTACATTCAGATCGATGCTAATGGGTAAGCCATTAGTACCCGACGCGAAGGGAACCCGACACGATGACGCAGACCAGGCCCCCGGCCGAGGCCCCCGCCCCCGCGCGCCCCTGGCACGCGACGCAGGCGCCGCCCCGGCCGAAGGCGCTGACCACGGTGGTCGCCACGGCGAGCAGCGTGATCGCCCTGACCCTCCTGGTGGCGGTGGGGGAGTGGTCGCACCAGGTCCTGCTCATCCCGCCGCTGGCGGCCAGCATGGCGCTGATCGCGGGCGCCTCCCAGACACCCCTCGGGCAGCCCCGCAGCGTGATCGGCGGCCAGCTCGTCTCCGCCCTGACCGGCTTCCTGGTCCTCGCCGTCCTCGGCCAGGGCGTCTGGTCCTCCGGCCTCGCGGGCGGCCTGGCCCTCGGTGCGATGCTGCTCCTCCGCGTCGCCCACTCACCCGCCGCCGCGACCGCCGTGATCGTGGCCGCCACCGCCACCGCCCCCTCCGCCGTCCCCTTCCTCACCCTGCTGGCGGCGGCGACGGTCCTCCTGGTGCTGGTGGGCCTGGTCGGCAACCGGGTCAACAGGCAGGCGTATCCGGTCTACTGGTGGTGACCCGGGCCCCGCGCCCGGCCCGCCCGTAATGCGGTCGCGGGCGGGGGCGTGCTGCTGGGATCATCGCTCCATGCCCGAAACACCCGAAACCACGCCCGGTGAAGCCGCCCGGTTCGACGCTCTCGTCGCCGAGGCGGACAGCGTCTCCGTCGAGGGGTGGGACTTCTCCTGGCTCGACGGGCGGGCCACCGAGCAGCGGCCCTCCTGGGGATACGCGCGGGCCATGGGGGAGCGGATGGGGCGGGCGCGGGCCGCGCTCGACATCCAGACGGGCGGGGGTGAGGTGCTGGCCTCCGTGCCGGAGCTGCCGCCGCTCGCCGTCGCCACCGAGTCCTGGCCGCCCAACATCGCCCGGGCCACGGCGTTGCTGCACCCGCGCGGGGTGGCCGTCGTGGCGGACGAGGACGAGCCGCCGCTGCCGTTCGGGGACGGGGCGTTCGACCTGGTGGTCAGCCGGCATCCGGTGACCACGTGGTGGACGGAGATCGCCCGGGTACTGGCCCCCGGCGGCACGTACTTCTCGCAACAGGTGGGCCCCGCGAGCGTCTTCGAGCTGGTCGAGTACTTCCTCGGGCCGCAGCCCCCGGAGGTGCGCGGCGCGCGCGACCCGGAGCGGGCGCGGGCCGACGCCGAGGCGGCCGGGCTCGACGTCGTGGACCTGCGGGCGGAACGGCTGCGCACCGAGTTCTCCGACATCGGGGCCGTCGTCTACTTCCTGCGCAAGGTGATCTGGATGGTGCCCGGCTTCACCGTCGAGCGGTACCGGCCCCAACTCGCCGCACTGCACCACCGCCTCGAAACCGAGGGCCCGTTCGTCGCCCACACCACCCGCTTCCTGATCGAGGCCCGCAAACCCGCGTGAGACGGGCGCCCCCACACGGCGCGAAAACTGGCACTCTGGTCGCGAGCGTTCGGGGAAGGAGCTGGCCATGGACCTCGGCACCGACGGGGATGCCGCGCACGGCCCGCGCCGGGGTGGCGCCGAGTGGCTCAAGGGTGCCAGGATCGTCCGCGTCCTCGGGATCTTCTACCGCCCCGAGGGCCGGATGGGCGAGCCGGAGGCCGTCTCGTTCGTGCTGGACGACGGCCAGTCGGTCCGCCTGACCTGTGCCTCCGACGGCACCCTGCACGTGGGCGCCGGCACCTGGCCGCAGCTGCCCGACTGGTGTGTGCCCGCCGCCCAGTGGGAGTTCGCCGAGCTCGCAGGTCTGCCGCAGGCTCCGGACGGCGGCTGGACGGTGCTGAGCACGGACGAGCGCCGGGACGCGCGGGGTGAGGTCCACGAGGCCGTGATCCGCTGCGAGGGCGGCCGTTTCGTGGTCGTCGGCGGGGACACCGTGGGCGTCCGCTTCACCCGGGGCCACCGGGGCGCGGCCGCCGCGACGTGACGGAACGGCATCGGGTGCCAACTCCCGCCGCCGCGCGCCGGATCGCCGTTCCATACTCGTACCCATGACCTCCGCGAGACGTACAGCCGCCCTGCTCCTGACCGCCGCCGCCCTCACGGGCTGCGGCCAGGTCCATGCCACCCCCGGTGACGCAGCGCCGCCTCCGGCCTCCGCCGTCTCCGTCCCGGAGAGCCCGGGCGACGGGCGGAGCGCAGAGCCGTCCGCCGAGCCGACCGCTGACCCGGCCGCCAGTCAGCACGTCGAGCAGGGCGGCGACGCCAACCCGCACTACGCCGAGAACCACGCCTTCCAGTCCACCCTCGACCTGTCCGACGCGGACCGCGTCCGGGGCGAGGCGGAGGTGAAGCGGGTGAAGCAGGGGCTCGCCGCGCTGGCGGAAGGGGGCAGGTCCACCGAGGAGACGGTCTTCCAGGCACTCCACGGCCTCGGATACCCGGACGGATCGGTCACCACGAGCAGCTTCGGAACGCATCGCACGTCCTTCACCGTGACCCTCGGGACCCTCTGCCTGGACGGCTCGCTGGACGGCATGGTCAACGGTCTCGTCAACGCCGAGGCGCACGGTCGCTACATGGAGGGAACGGGCTGCGTGAAGCCCCGGGGCGGCCACTGACGAGCGGAATGTGGACATCCTGTGGACGTCTCGGGCGTGTTTCCGGGGCCTGTCCCGGGGTGGGTGGTGTCCTCGCAGGTCAGAGACGTACGGCGAGGGCCGACCGGTGACCGGAGCGATGCCTTTCACTCTCGGAGAGTAATTATTTCGCGCCGCGGCACCCAGCATCACTTACGAAGGGTTATGGTGGAAACCCCCCCTCGGGCCGGTCCGTAACCCCCCCCACGGACCGGCCCGTTTTTTGTGCCCGGCGCCGGGCCGGACGCGCGCTCAGCCCCGCGCGGCCCAGATGTTGGTGCCCTCGGTGTCGACGGCGAAGACGTCGATCTCCTTCAGCTCCTCGGCCGACAGCTCCGGGCCCGCCAGCGCCGCGACGTTCTCCTCCAGCTGCCCCACGCTCGACGCGCCGATCAGCGCGGACGTCATCCGGCTGTCGCGCAGCACCCACGTCAGGGCCAGCTGGGCGAGCGACTGGCCCCGGCGGCGCGCGATGTCGTTCAGCCCGTTCAGCCGCCGCACCACCTCCTGCGACAGCAGGTCCGGGTCGAGCGACTTGCCCTGCGTGGCCCGCGAGCCCTCCGGGATGCCGTTCAGGTACTTCCCGGTCAGCAGCCCCTGGGCCAGCGGCACGAAGGAGATGCAGCCCATCCCGGCCGCCTCCAGCGTGTCCAGGAGCCCGTCGTCCTCGGTCCAGCGGTTGATCATCGAGTAGGACGGCTGGTGGATCAGGGCCGGGACGCCCATCTCCCGCAGCAGCCGCGCCGCCTCGGCGGTCTGCGCCGCGTTGTACGAGGACACCCCCACGTACAGCGCCTTGCCCTGCTGGACGGCGGAGGCCAGCGCCCCCATCGTCTCCTCCAGCGGGGTCTCCGGGTCGAAGCGGTGCGAGTAGAAGATGTCGACGTAGTCCAGGCCCATCCGCTTCAGCGAGGCGTCCAGCGACGACAGCAGGTACTTGCGCGAGCCCCACTCCCCGTAAGGCCCGGGGTGCATCTCGTACCCCGCCTTGGTCGAGACCAGCAGCTCGTCCCGGTACGGGGCGAAGTCCTGGCGGAAGAGCTTGCCGAAGTTCAGCTCGGCCGAGCCGGCCGGCGGGCCGTAGTTGTTGGCCAGGTCGAAATGGGTCACACCGAGATCGAAGGCGCGGCGCAGGATGGCCCGCTGGGAGCCGAGCGCCCGGTCGTCGCCGAAGTTGTGCCAGAGGCCGAGCGAGACGGCCGGCAGCTTGAGACCGCTGCGTCCGCTGCGGCGGTACTCCATGGAGTCGTAGCGGGATGCGGCGGCCTGATAGGGGGAAGAGGAATCAGTCACGATTATCTCTTTATCACGGACTTGTGACAGGCCGAGTTGGGTGGGTGCGGCGCCCGCGCAGTAATGTGGCCTGACGGGACTGCCATGACACGGCGGGGCGATCCGCCCCCTTCCAGTGCGGCGATCCGATCCCCAGGGGACGACCCCGGACCCCTGAGCTGGGGCCGGCGGGCCCGCACGGAACCGAGAGGTGGACTCAGTGAACTTGCGCGACCTGGTGTACGGGCTCTACGCGCGCCGGGTGGAGGCCCGCCTCGACCATTCCCAGGTGCCCAAGCACATCGGCGTCATCCTCGACGGCAACCGGCGCTGGGCCAAGGCGTCCGGCGGCACGGCGGCCGAGGGCCACCAGGCCGGTGCCGACAAGATCAAGGAACTCCTCGGCTGGTGCAGTGAGACCGACGTCGAGGTCGTCACGCTCTGGCTGCTCTCCACCGACAACTTCGACCGGCCCGAGTCGGAGCTGACCCCGCTGCTCGGCATCATCGAGAACACGGTGCGCGGCCTGGCCGCGGACGGCCGCTGGCGGGTCCACCACGTCGGCACGCTCGACCTGCTGCCCGCCCACACCCAGACGGTCCTCAAGGAGGCCGAGCAGGCCACCGTCGGCGTCGACGGGATACTCGTCAACGTCGCCGTGGGCTACGGAGGCCGCCAGGAGATCGCGGACGCCGTGCGCTCCCTGCTCCTGGACCACTCCGCCAAGGGCACCTCCTTCGAGGACCTGGCCGAGATCGTCTCCACCGACCTGATCTCCGAGCACCTCTACACGCGCGGCCAGCCCGACCCCGACCTCGTCATCCGGACCAGCGGCGAGCAGCGCCTCTCCGGCTTCATGCTCTGGCAGAGCGCGCACTCGGAGTACTACTTCTGCGAGGTCTTCTGGCCGGCCTTCCGCCGGGTCGACTTCCTGCGGGCCCTGCGCGACTACGCCGCCCGCCACCGGCGCTACGGAGGCTAGGGCCGCCCCGCCGTCCCCCGGAAGAGATCCCGTCGGCATGGCCGGCCGGGTAAGAGGGCATATCCCTGACAGGCCGGCGCCCGGTCACCAGCCAGGTGGGCGCCGATGACAAGCGGGATGCTCCGCGACGGCCCGCCGTCGCACGCCAGCCTCTTCCGAGGGGGTACGTCCTTCCGTGGTGACCAGCACAAAGCGCCGCCTGCCCGACAGGCGCACCTACGTTCTCGACACCAGCGTCCTGCTGGCCGATCCGAACGCCATGGCCCGCTTCGACGAGCACGAGGTCGTGCTCCCCGTTGTCGTGGTCACGGAACTGGAGGCCAAACGGCACCATCCGGAGCTCGGCTACTTCGCCCGCCAGGCCCTGCGCCTGCTGGACGACTTCCGGGTCCGCTACGGCCGGCTGGACGCGCCGATCCCCCTCGGGGATCTCGGCGGGACGCTCCGCGTCGAGCTCAACCACTCCGATCCCGGCGTCCTTCCCGCCGGCTACCGGTTGGGGGACAACGACTCACGGATCCTGGCGGTCGCGCGCAACCTCCAGGCCGAGGGGTACGACGTCACGGTCGTCTCCAAGGACCTCCCGCTGCGCATCAAGGCGTCATCGGTCGGCCTCCTCGCCGAGGAGTACCGCGCGGAGCTGGCGATCACCGACTCCGGCTGGACGGGGATGGCCGAACTGTCCCTCGCCGCCGACCAGGTGGACCTGCTCTTCACCGAGGAGACGCTGTACGTCCCCGAGGCCGCCGAGCTGCCCGTGCACACCGGCCTGGTCCTCCAGTCCGAACGCGGCAAGGCCCTCGGCCGGGTCACGCCCGAGGGCAATGTGCGGCTCGTCCGCGGCGACCGGGAGGCGTTCGGCATCCACGGCCGCAGCGCCGAACAGCGGATCGCCCTGGACCTGCTGCTCGACCAGGAGGTCGGCATCGTCTCGCTGGGCGGCCGGGCCGGCACCGGCAAGTCGGCGCTGGCGCTCTGCGCGGGGCTCGAAGCGGTGCTGGAGCGCGGGCAGCACAAGAAGGTGATGGTCTTCCGCCCGCTGTACGCGGTGGGCGGGCAGGAGCTCGGCTATCTCCCCGGCAGCGAGGCCGAGAAGATGAGCCCCTGGGCGCAGGCCGTCTTCGACACCCTCTCGGCCGTCTCCGGGCGCGAGGTCATCGAGGAGGTGCTGGGGCGCGGGATGCTGGAGATCCTGCCGCTCACCCACATCCGGGGCCGTTCCCTGCACGACGCCTTCGTGATCGTGGACGAGGCCCAGTCGCTCGAACGGAACGTCCTGCTGACCGTGTTGTCCAGGATCGGCACGAATTCCCGGGTCGTCCTCACGCATGACGTGGCCCAGCGGGACAACCTCAGGGTCGGCCGGTACGACGGAGTGGTCGCCGTGGTCGAGAAGCTGAAGGGGCATCCGCTCTTCGCCCATGTGACGCTCACGCGTTCGGAGCGTTCCCGCATCGCCGCACTGGTGACCGAAATGCTGGAGGAAGGTCAGATCTGATACGGGTTGGGACGTTGACGCCGCCCGGCGGGCCAAGCAGCCTAGCCGGGCGGCGGCGTGTTCCGGCGCCTTTTCCGTAATTCAGGTCCGCCAAACGGGGTGTGACCTTTCACACGCAACGGAGAATTGCTTCGCGCGGTCCCGTTCCGGCAGAGTCTTGCTTCCGTCAGGCCCCGCATACGGCACACCGGCACCTCCAGAGGCGCCACGCACCACACAACTCAACAACCGCCGTCCGTATGCCGCCCGCGAGCACCACGCGGCGCTTCCCCCGGGAAGTCGCCCACCGGGCCCGTGCCTTCCCGTGACCCAAGCAGTAGGGAGGCCAGTGCCAGGGGCACGATTGCGCCCGCGAGGTCACCTAAGCGGGCGATGCTGGAAGGACACCGTGTGAGCCGGATTTCGGTCCGGGGGTTCGCCGTGGCATCTGCCACCGCGGTCACCACCGTAGGCGCCGTCGTAGGCGTTGCATCGGGCAGCACTCCTGCTGCCGACGACAACAACTTCGAGGCGACCGCAGCCGACACCACGCTGCTCGCAGACATTCCCGCGGGCCAGCAGGCCCAGGTGCAGACCGCTTCGCTGACGCAGCAGGCCGACGCCCAGGCGTCCGCGGCCGACGCCGCGGCGAAGAAGTCCGCGGAGGAGACCGCCCGCGTCCAGGCCGCCAAGGACGCGAAGTCCAAGAAGCAGGCCGCCGAGGACAAGCTGGAGCGCGAGCGCCAGGCGAAGAAGGACAAGGAAGCCCAGGAGCGCGCAAGCCGCTCCGAGGTCCGTTCCACGTCGTTCGCCGTGCAGGGCTCCTACACCGTGGCCGAGGTCCAGGCCATCGCGCGGCAGATCGTGCCGGCCGACCAGTTCCAGTGCTTCAGCAACATCGTGAACCACGAGTCGAGCTGGAACTACCGGGCGAGCAACCCGTCTTCCGGTGCCTACGGTCTCGTACAGGCCCTCCCCGGCTCCAAGATGGCTTCGGCCGGCGCCGACTGGATGACCAACCCGGCCACCCAGATCAAGTGGGGCCTCAGCTACATGAGCAGCCCGCGCTACAAGAGCCCGTGCGGCGCCTGGGCCTTCTGGCAGGCCAACCACTGGTACTAGAACCAGGGTTCACCAGCTCAACCTCGTGAAGCCCCCCGCCGTCCTTCGGTGGGGGGCTTCACGCGTGTACGGTCGTGCGGAACGCTCCCGGGGGAGCGGTGGGGAGAGCGGACGGGGGTAGAGGAAGCGTTATGTCGAAACTGCCGGGGTGGCTCGGACAAGTGGGTGCTGAGCTGAGCAGGCTGAGCGAGCGCCTTGATGAACGACGGGCCGAGACGGAGGCCGACGACCCCCTGCTCGGGGGCACGGACCCGGTGGACTCCGGGAAGGACGAGGCGGCCCACGTCGACCAGGTGCCCGCCCCGCCCACCTACGCGCCCACCGTGGCCGCGCGGCCCGATCCGGTCGCGGCGATCCCGTGGGGGATGCGGGTCGCGGCCGAGGCGGGCTGGCGGCTGCTGGTGCTGGCGGGGACCCTGTGGGTGCTGATGCGGGTCATCAGCGCGGTGCAGCTGGTCGTGCTGGCCTTCGTCGCCGCGCTGCTCGTCACCGCGCTGCTCCAGCCGACCGTGGCCCGGCTGCGGCGCCATGGGCTGCCGAGGGGGCTGGCGACGGCCGTCACCGCGATCTCCGGCTTCGTCATCATGGGCCTGGTCGGCTGGTTCGTGGTGTGGCAGGTCATGGACAACATCGACACCCTGTCCGACAAGGTGACGAAGGGGATCGACGACCTCAAGAACTGGCTGCTGGACAGCCCGTTCCATGTGACCGACAAACAGATCAACGACATCGCCAAGAACCTCAGCGACACCGTCGGCACCAACACCGAGGCGATCACCACCGCGGGACTCCAGGGCGTCACCGTGGTCGTGGAGTTCATGACCGGCGCGCTGCTCGCGATGTTCTCGACGCTCTTCCTGCTCTACGACGGCGCGCGCATCTGGCAGTGGGTGCTCAAGCTGGTGCCCGCGCAGGCGAGGCCCGGGGTCGCCGGGGCCGGTCCGCGCGCCTGGCGGACGCTGACCGCCTATGTGCGCGGCACGGTCATCGTGGCCCTGATCGACGCGATCTTCATCGGGCTCGGGATCTACTTCCTCAACGTGCCGATGGCGGTGCCGCTGGCCGTCTTCATCTTCCTGTTCGCCTTCATCCCGCTCGTCGGCGCGGTGGTGTCCGGGGCGCTGGCGGTGGTCGTCGCACTGGTCACGGAGGGCGTGTTCACCGCGCTG
Proteins encoded in this window:
- a CDS encoding class I SAM-dependent methyltransferase, with amino-acid sequence MPETPETTPGEAARFDALVAEADSVSVEGWDFSWLDGRATEQRPSWGYARAMGERMGRARAALDIQTGGGEVLASVPELPPLAVATESWPPNIARATALLHPRGVAVVADEDEPPLPFGDGAFDLVVSRHPVTTWWTEIARVLAPGGTYFSQQVGPASVFELVEYFLGPQPPEVRGARDPERARADAEAAGLDVVDLRAERLRTEFSDIGAVVYFLRKVIWMVPGFTVERYRPQLAALHHRLETEGPFVAHTTRFLIEARKPA
- a CDS encoding transglycosylase SLT domain-containing protein — translated: MSRISVRGFAVASATAVTTVGAVVGVASGSTPAADDNNFEATAADTTLLADIPAGQQAQVQTASLTQQADAQASAADAAAKKSAEETARVQAAKDAKSKKQAAEDKLERERQAKKDKEAQERASRSEVRSTSFAVQGSYTVAEVQAIARQIVPADQFQCFSNIVNHESSWNYRASNPSSGAYGLVQALPGSKMASAGADWMTNPATQIKWGLSYMSSPRYKSPCGAWAFWQANHWY
- a CDS encoding HPP family protein, producing the protein MTQTRPPAEAPAPARPWHATQAPPRPKALTTVVATASSVIALTLLVAVGEWSHQVLLIPPLAASMALIAGASQTPLGQPRSVIGGQLVSALTGFLVLAVLGQGVWSSGLAGGLALGAMLLLRVAHSPAAATAVIVAATATAPSAVPFLTLLAAATVLLVLVGLVGNRVNRQAYPVYWW
- a CDS encoding DUF192 domain-containing protein translates to MARWRDGAGTLTITDRDGVTETRVPLRIAASYRHRARGLLGRDGVDGALMITPCGSVHSFRMRFTIDVAYLDRRFNVLAVHTMKPGRLGLPRPRGRHVIEAEAGAMAAWGLRPGVQVRVEQAPRGL
- the mgrA gene encoding L-glyceraldehyde 3-phosphate reductase; this encodes MTDSSSPYQAAASRYDSMEYRRSGRSGLKLPAVSLGLWHNFGDDRALGSQRAILRRAFDLGVTHFDLANNYGPPAGSAELNFGKLFRQDFAPYRDELLVSTKAGYEMHPGPYGEWGSRKYLLSSLDASLKRMGLDYVDIFYSHRFDPETPLEETMGALASAVQQGKALYVGVSSYNAAQTAEAARLLREMGVPALIHQPSYSMINRWTEDDGLLDTLEAAGMGCISFVPLAQGLLTGKYLNGIPEGSRATQGKSLDPDLLSQEVVRRLNGLNDIARRRGQSLAQLALTWVLRDSRMTSALIGASSVGQLEENVAALAGPELSAEELKEIDVFAVDTEGTNIWAARG
- a CDS encoding PhoH family protein gives rise to the protein MVTSTKRRLPDRRTYVLDTSVLLADPNAMARFDEHEVVLPVVVVTELEAKRHHPELGYFARQALRLLDDFRVRYGRLDAPIPLGDLGGTLRVELNHSDPGVLPAGYRLGDNDSRILAVARNLQAEGYDVTVVSKDLPLRIKASSVGLLAEEYRAELAITDSGWTGMAELSLAADQVDLLFTEETLYVPEAAELPVHTGLVLQSERGKALGRVTPEGNVRLVRGDREAFGIHGRSAEQRIALDLLLDQEVGIVSLGGRAGTGKSALALCAGLEAVLERGQHKKVMVFRPLYAVGGQELGYLPGSEAEKMSPWAQAVFDTLSAVSGREVIEEVLGRGMLEILPLTHIRGRSLHDAFVIVDEAQSLERNVLLTVLSRIGTNSRVVLTHDVAQRDNLRVGRYDGVVAVVEKLKGHPLFAHVTLTRSERSRIAALVTEMLEEGQI
- a CDS encoding isoprenyl transferase is translated as MNLRDLVYGLYARRVEARLDHSQVPKHIGVILDGNRRWAKASGGTAAEGHQAGADKIKELLGWCSETDVEVVTLWLLSTDNFDRPESELTPLLGIIENTVRGLAADGRWRVHHVGTLDLLPAHTQTVLKEAEQATVGVDGILVNVAVGYGGRQEIADAVRSLLLDHSAKGTSFEDLAEIVSTDLISEHLYTRGQPDPDLVIRTSGEQRLSGFMLWQSAHSEYYFCEVFWPAFRRVDFLRALRDYAARHRRYGG
- a CDS encoding GNAT family N-acetyltransferase, which produces MARWVQRTGAEALLARRDGIRRTYAEAFAGPPWHEDPDQADGYVQRLAEDAARPGFRAALALDGVPEEPDAASVVGFATAWTTASPFPSARGYAAVASVLGPDRTADWLVGGLEVDELALSPHARGTGLAAALLESVTASAPGGRCWLLTSAGAGPAVRLYRRLGWRRVPGPAGGPDIAVFLGPGHPALRDPALRVGP
- a CDS encoding CGNR zinc finger domain-containing protein, which codes for MTTHGKDTLEIRPLEPLAVEFTSSWHYEAGALIDEVGTPHGLAHWIGAYRPRLGMGADSRVEVGAPDVTTARAVREAVRDLLDALVDRGRPPAASLGLVTERARGVRHAAVTWPDTGPRLEWPDGVRVMDVVAAQVCASATRLLTSPRRELLRRCPAPSCVLFFSALRTGQQWCSPACGNRARVARHSARTR
- a CDS encoding prepilin peptidase, which codes for MYAMLIGVAALWGAATGLLVPRAAYRFSVPPGDPWRDACPAGHPLTGAARAWLGATRCGGCAEGTVAEVRTGAPAPAPPEDAPTPRYAPHRLAPVVTALACAALAWSTGTRPELAAWLVLAPVAVLLASIDHRVHRLPDGLTLPAAGASAVLLGLAALLPEHAGSWLSALLGGLVLGAFYFLLFLVNPRGMGFGDVKLALSLGTVLGWYGWPVVFAGGFAGFLFGAVYGAALVALRRADRKTGIPFGPFMIAGAFLGLVFGGLAA
- a CDS encoding AI-2E family transporter, with the protein product MSKLPGWLGQVGAELSRLSERLDERRAETEADDPLLGGTDPVDSGKDEAAHVDQVPAPPTYAPTVAARPDPVAAIPWGMRVAAEAGWRLLVLAGTLWVLMRVISAVQLVVLAFVAALLVTALLQPTVARLRRHGLPRGLATAVTAISGFVIMGLVGWFVVWQVMDNIDTLSDKVTKGIDDLKNWLLDSPFHVTDKQINDIAKNLSDTVGTNTEAITTAGLQGVTVVVEFMTGALLAMFSTLFLLYDGARIWQWVLKLVPAQARPGVAGAGPRAWRTLTAYVRGTVIVALIDAIFIGLGIYFLNVPMAVPLAVFIFLFAFIPLVGAVVSGALAVVVALVTEGVFTALMVLAVVLAVQQIEGHVLQPFILGRAVRVHPLAVVLSVAAGGMIAGIGGAVVAVPLVAVTNTVVGYLRSYGQEESRRHSPPPHGSTALDAAPSPAAASAPPPDEGGDEPSPDAP